TGGCGCCGTCCACATAGGGAGCGCCGATTTGGGTGGCGTCGCCGTTGCCCACCAGCAATACCTTATCGATGGAAACAGTGGAACCGGCTTCCGCCTTGAGCAGCTCCACGTCCAGTTCGAGGCCTTCTTCCACGCGGAACTGTTTTCCGCCGGTCTCGATGATTGCAAACATACTAATGATACCTCCGTCTCACAAGGAGGGCAACCTATCCGCAAGAACCGATAAAAGTCAAGCCTTGAACGTGACCTTTTTCCCGGTGCGCGAGGTATGCGCGACCCTGGGAATCGGTTTTGTGCGGGGATGCCGCCCGGGTTTGCGAAGCCGTGCCGAAATATCGGCATATGCTTCGTCCAGCTATGATTCTGACGATATGCAGCTTATGGCTCCGGGTTGATCAGAGGATTTTTGTTTTCATAACGGTGCCCGGGCGCTGCGTCGAACCAGTGTCCATATCTTTCCTTGGGGGGAAAGGCAAGTGTTTTTCTGCGGCGCTGTGGGGACGTACGACGAGCTTCAGGCCCGGGCCACGACC
The Paucidesulfovibrio gracilis DSM 16080 DNA segment above includes these coding regions:
- the rplU gene encoding 50S ribosomal protein L21: MFAIIETGGKQFRVEEGLELDVELLKAEAGSTVSIDKVLLVGNGDATQIGAPYVDGAKVDCEVVKHGRGKKVVVFHKLPKKDARKKQGHRQDFTRLKVKSITA